From Chryseobacterium sp. H1D6B, a single genomic window includes:
- a CDS encoding HAMP domain-containing sensor histidine kinase codes for MNNKFIPIISVFMTISLIVFVTLQFYWLKGYYGALEQDFSNKVYAALENTAKSVSEIEVEKYMNDDFKNFRKNIIANNDQPSLTTIQQVKDSGTQRQIIYSKNIIEKTQLPISQKGDSIKLTTLYTDEAAYKVKRDTTNREQLTAEINQDIENGDYTIKEFAKIFGNNLPIAKRVNDKILDSVLTKELKMKGITAKFGFGVTDKNNKLTSVVNKVFKEKKENNTYSYPLFTDKKDRTLYNLALVFPKKEYSLAMNNWPMLLGTFLSLLTILGIYIISINYMMKQKKLAEIKTDFINNMSHEFKTPLATISVATDSLANDKIATNPEKVRYYSSLIKQENLRMKKQVENVLNMSKLERNEVKLFLRETNVRELIKRTTESFNLIVTQRKGSLTQEFNADKYIFKIDEFHISNMLVNLLDNANKYSPDTPEIHVKTRNEGNWYVIEISDKGMGMDTQNRTKIFEKFFREETGNIHNVKGQGLGLSYVKKIIELHKGQVIVDSQKDTGSTFTIKLPMA; via the coding sequence ATGAATAACAAATTCATACCAATAATATCAGTGTTTATGACAATCTCACTGATTGTCTTCGTTACGCTCCAATTTTATTGGCTGAAAGGTTATTATGGTGCTTTAGAACAGGATTTTTCTAATAAAGTGTATGCTGCGCTGGAAAATACGGCTAAAAGTGTATCTGAAATTGAAGTTGAAAAATACATGAATGATGATTTTAAAAACTTTAGAAAAAACATAATTGCAAACAATGACCAGCCTTCTTTAACGACTATTCAACAAGTAAAAGACTCTGGGACACAGAGACAAATTATCTACTCCAAAAATATTATTGAAAAAACACAGCTTCCTATCTCTCAAAAAGGGGATTCAATAAAGCTGACCACTTTATATACTGACGAAGCGGCTTATAAGGTAAAAAGGGATACCACCAATCGTGAACAGCTGACAGCAGAAATCAATCAGGATATTGAAAATGGCGATTACACCATCAAAGAATTTGCTAAGATTTTCGGAAATAACCTTCCTATTGCTAAAAGAGTAAATGATAAAATATTAGATTCAGTTCTTACCAAAGAATTGAAAATGAAAGGGATTACGGCGAAATTCGGGTTTGGAGTTACAGACAAGAATAATAAACTTACGAGTGTTGTAAACAAAGTATTTAAAGAGAAAAAGGAAAACAATACATACAGCTACCCTCTTTTTACAGACAAAAAAGACCGTACTTTATACAATCTGGCATTAGTCTTTCCTAAAAAAGAATATTCCCTGGCGATGAATAACTGGCCGATGCTTTTAGGAACATTTCTTTCTCTGCTTACTATCTTAGGAATTTACATTATTTCCATTAATTATATGATGAAGCAGAAGAAACTTGCAGAGATAAAGACCGACTTCATCAACAACATGTCTCATGAGTTTAAAACACCGCTGGCAACAATTTCAGTGGCAACAGATTCTTTAGCTAATGACAAAATTGCTACTAATCCTGAAAAAGTAAGGTACTATTCAAGTCTTATCAAACAGGAAAATTTAAGAATGAAAAAGCAGGTGGAAAACGTTCTTAATATGTCTAAACTTGAAAGAAATGAAGTCAAATTATTTTTAAGGGAAACCAATGTAAGAGAGCTTATCAAAAGAACCACAGAATCATTTAATCTGATTGTAACACAAAGAAAAGGCTCATTGACGCAGGAATTTAATGCTGATAAATATATTTTTAAGATAGATGAATTTCACATTTCGAATATGCTGGTAAACTTATTAGACAATGCCAACAAATATTCTCCCGATACACCTGAAATTCACGTAAAAACAAGAAATGAAGGAAACTGGTACGTCATTGAAATTTCTGATAAAGGAATGGGAATGGACACCCAGAACAGAACTAAAATATTTGAAAAGTTTTTCAGAGAAGAGACCGGGAATATTCATAATGTAAAAGGACAAGGTTTAGGTCTTTCTTACGTTAAAAAGATTATAGAGCTCCATAAAGGACAAGTTATAGTAGATTCTCAAAAAGATACTGGAAGTACATTTACAATAAAACTTCCAATGGCTTAG
- a CDS encoding GLPGLI family protein gives MKICYTLILVFFIIVVKSQIGFDVMYEADYKLTYKDQTINAVTQEDAFALLINEKESYYKNMKKYIEDSLKYEKRINDRTDFREGIKYATDFSENIGTTNGKLYVTLQFSNKGFKYEESNHINWQLLNEFKRIGKYKCQKAVTKKYGRKWIVWFTEDIPFPFGPYKFNKLPGLILEAYDEKKEYIFSMYSFRKRKYFCRSANMQDKVTLVKKSKIFDYQRKEIADPNSYNKLITDPETLQFIMKKSQERARNYNPIELSIE, from the coding sequence ATGAAGATTTGTTATACATTGATTTTAGTTTTCTTTATAATTGTTGTAAAATCTCAAATTGGCTTTGATGTCATGTATGAAGCAGATTACAAATTAACCTATAAAGACCAGACAATAAATGCAGTCACTCAAGAAGATGCATTTGCTCTTCTCATAAATGAAAAAGAGTCCTATTATAAGAATATGAAAAAATATATTGAAGATTCTTTAAAATATGAAAAAAGGATTAATGATAGAACGGATTTTAGAGAAGGAATAAAATATGCAACGGATTTTTCTGAAAATATAGGAACAACAAACGGGAAGCTCTATGTTACCTTACAGTTTTCTAATAAGGGATTTAAATATGAAGAATCTAATCATATAAACTGGCAGCTGTTGAATGAATTTAAACGAATAGGAAAGTATAAATGTCAAAAGGCGGTTACAAAAAAGTATGGCAGGAAATGGATCGTTTGGTTTACTGAGGACATACCCTTTCCTTTTGGTCCCTATAAATTTAATAAACTGCCTGGTTTGATTTTAGAGGCTTATGATGAAAAAAAAGAATATATTTTTTCAATGTACAGTTTCAGAAAAAGAAAGTATTTCTGTAGATCTGCTAATATGCAGGATAAAGTAACTTTGGTTAAAAAGTCAAAGATTTTTGATTATCAAAGAAAGGAAATAGCAGATCCAAATAGTTATAATAAATTAATTACTGATCCGGAGACACTTCAGTTCATTATGAAAAAAAGTCAGGAAAGAGCTAGAAACTATAATCCTATTGAATTGAGTATTGAATAG
- a CDS encoding SRPBCC domain-containing protein, with translation MESNIVFNTDFESNSVYVMKIYKADVSKVWDYFTKSELLDQWWAPKPWKCETVKMDFRENGIWHYAMKGPDGEKMYSQLKYGEITEHRSFDGLSAFCDEQGNINEDFPASQWLFGFTGVEEGTKVSVNIHYSSQEVMKKMLDMGFEGGFKMGLNQLEEILKNK, from the coding sequence ATGGAATCTAATATCGTTTTCAACACTGATTTTGAATCAAACAGCGTATACGTAATGAAAATTTATAAAGCTGATGTTTCAAAAGTATGGGATTATTTTACCAAATCCGAATTATTGGATCAATGGTGGGCTCCAAAACCCTGGAAATGTGAAACTGTAAAAATGGATTTTAGGGAGAACGGAATCTGGCATTATGCGATGAAAGGACCGGATGGTGAAAAGATGTATTCTCAATTAAAATACGGAGAGATTACAGAACATAGAAGTTTTGACGGGCTTAGTGCTTTTTGTGATGAGCAAGGAAATATCAATGAAGATTTTCCGGCGTCGCAATGGCTTTTCGGATTTACGGGAGTAGAAGAAGGGACAAAAGTTTCTGTAAATATCCATTATTCTTCTCAAGAAGTGATGAAGAAAATGCTGGACATGGGTTTTGAGGGAGGTTTTAAAATGGGATTGAACCAATTAGAGGAAATTTTGAAGAATAAATAG